TTGTTACGGTTTCGTCCCGCTCTAAAATAAAATCTATAGGTAGATTCGCTATTGGTTTCTGCCCGAAAGATGAAGTCAATTTCCATCTCATTACTTTGTAAGTTGAGCATATTATAATAGCGATTGTCTTTTTGATTGAGGCGATCACTACGATCAAAAAGCACAAACATAATGGCTTCCAGTATGGAAGATTTTCCTCCTCCCACAGCCCCAAAAATACCAAATAGCTGAGAGGCCGTTAATGTTTCAAAATCTATAGTTTGAGACTCGCGGTAGGAGTATAAGCCTCTGAGGGTAAGTTTTACAGGAATCATAATTTAGTCATCGTCTTCGTCCACATCCAGAATTTCGTTTAGCAAGTCCATTAACTCATCAGAGGGAGCCTGGCCTTTGCGGTGCTCAAAATAATCTTTAAAGAGCAGTCGGATGTCCTGTTGTAAATTAACTTTGGTGGATTTGGTCTCTTCCAGTTGTGCCAGTTTAAGTTCAGGAATGATACTTACTATACCATCATGAGCATCATACAATGCCCGCTTGATATCACTTTCTATATAGGTATCACTTTTATAGGTAAGCTCCACATATGTATTGGGGTTCTCCAGTAGCCAGCTTACTGCCTCATCTTTAGCATTAAAAGTTTTGCGCAATAATTTTCGCCCAGACTGTAGCGGAAGTTTCTGCATATCTACCGGTTGGCCAGCTTCTGCCTCAACAATTACAACATATTTTTGCTGATGAGCTTCGCTAAAGCTATACCCCAGGGGACTACTGCTATAAACTACAGGGCAGTCGGCTCCCTCCAGATTTTGATAGCGATGTAAATGACCCAGCGCTACATATTGTATTTGTTTGGGTATATCTTCGGTAAATATGGCCTGAGCCCCACCCATATGAAGGATAGGCTTTTCATCATCTGGCTCTTCGGGTGGAGTACCTTCTCTTTGCCTGAAGTAGAGGTGAGCCATGAGAAGATTTACCCCCTGACTGTCGCAATACTGATCTGCCAGCATCTGCCACCTTTCCTGTAAGAGCTTGCGCAAGGCTTCCTCCTTGTCTTCTGTTCCTAAAAAGTGACGGAGAATGACTTCATTGGCATATGGCGTAAGCAGCAGCCGCAATGGCGCCTGGCAATTTGGGAGTTGCAACTCTACAAAACCCTTATCGGCACGGAGCAGCTTCAGTCCCTTGCGGGTTTCAAATGGACGAACGATGGTATCTGGCTTACCATGAAAGATGATACCAAGCTCTCTTGCCAGAGGATCCGGTGCCTCTACCCTATCCGGTGAGTCATGATTGCCAGCTATAGCCACTACTGCTCTTTTGCCATCTGCCGCAAGGCGATGGACAGTATGGTAAAAAAGTTCTACCGCCTCAGTACCGGGATTAAACGTATCAAATAAATCTCCGGCGATGAGTACGGCATCCACATCTTCCTGCTCTGCAATTTCACAAATTTCTTCTAAAACGGCTTTCTGCTCTTCCAGACGTTGATAGTCGCCCAGCCTTTTTCCCAGGTGCCAGTCGGCGGTG
This window of the Porifericola rhodea genome carries:
- a CDS encoding metallophosphoesterase family protein: MKLLHTADWHLGKRLGDYQRLEEQKAVLEEICEIAEQEDVDAVLIAGDLFDTFNPGTEAVELFYHTVHRLAADGKRAVVAIAGNHDSPDRVEAPDPLARELGIIFHGKPDTIVRPFETRKGLKLLRADKGFVELQLPNCQAPLRLLLTPYANEVILRHFLGTEDKEEALRKLLQERWQMLADQYCDSQGVNLLMAHLYFRQREGTPPEEPDDEKPILHMGGAQAIFTEDIPKQIQYVALGHLHRYQNLEGADCPVVYSSSPLGYSFSEAHQQKYVVIVEAEAGQPVDMQKLPLQSGRKLLRKTFNAKDEAVSWLLENPNTYVELTYKSDTYIESDIKRALYDAHDGIVSIIPELKLAQLEETKSTKVNLQQDIRLLFKDYFEHRKGQAPSDELMDLLNEILDVDEDDD